GAGCTCCGCAAAAGGCCCTCCGCAACAGAAAAGAAGGCAGAGGCCTGCCATTGCTCGGTGGTGGAAAGATTCGCCAAACGTAGCCACAGCTGCCTGGCCCCTTCTTCGTCCTTTCGAAAGACCGCAAGCCGTGCCTTCAGGTCCTGAAGCAGGGGCATGACCATTTCCATGTCCGGACGGGCGATCTCGAGTTTGGAGACCTCCCTTGCGATCGCCTCCCCCTTCCCTTCCTCCAGGGCCTTATGTGCGAGATATATCCATGCACTCAAGGCAAGGACAGTGTCAGGATATTGACGGACACAGTCCTCGCATATCTCGTCGAACCTCACGGGTTCTTCGATCTCCTTAAGCAGGATCAAGGCCGAGGTCGCCCATTCGCTTTCAGGGTGATCTGCCATGACGAGGCGGAGATAGGACCGGGCCTCGGGGAGAAATCCTGCCTGCGCATACGCCTCTCCCAAGAGAAAATAGACCTCGGCGGATCCGGGTTCTCCGTGAAGATACCTGGCTGCACGCAAAAGCAGCCCGACGTACGCGTCAAACGTGATCGCCGTCCGCCCATCCTGGCCCTTTTCCATGTAAAGGACATGGGCATTGCGGACGTCCTCCAAAAGCCCCTGCGGCGTGTCGGAGGATCCCGGCCCGGCTCCGGCTCCAGCCGGCGAAAACCCGATTGACACGGCAAGAAGGAAAAGGATACAACAAGAAGAATGTTTCACCATAGACGGAAACATGTCTCTTTCCTTTCCTCCATTTTCCCCTTACGGACCATGCCGGTGGCTGCCTTCATCCATGTATGCAAATTGGGCGCCAAACGAAGAGCAGGCAGCGCATCTTCCGGCCTTGATTGCAGGTCCATCCCGTGATTCCATGGGATCATACTCAAGATCTTTTCTGTCCGATCATCCAGTGGCGCTCACTGAGATCTTCCGCGTCACACGACATTCAAAGTCACTTTTTTGACGATCCTGCCCGGACTGACATCACAAAAGGCACCTCGACATGGCTATGGACACCATCGGATTTGCCATCAAAAAGGCCGTATCGGCCGCGGTCATGCCCTCCGGGGTCATCTTTCTCCTTCTCCTTGCGGGCCTCTTCTTCTGGCCCCTCAAGAGACGGCGGGCAGCTGCAAGAAACGCCTTTTTTCTGGCCTTTGTCATCTATGCGCTCGGGAGTTCCGGCCCGGTCTCATCCCTCCTGCTCATGGGGCTTGAGGCCCAGGTCCCGCGACAATTCCAGCCCAATCCCGCGGCCGCGGACGTTGTGGTGCTTTGCGGCGGCATCGTTTCGAGCGAAGTTCTCCCCCCTGAGGACCGCCTGACATGTCATACGCGCATGCGCGTCCTTGCCGGCGCCCGGATCTCTTCCACTGTTCCGGTCATTGAAAGGATGATCATTGTCGGCGGAACAAAGGAGGAAGAGGGTAAGGCCTATTCCGAGGCAGGGACCGCCCGGGAGTGGATCGAGGATATGGGGCTTGCCCCGCAGGTCGAGACCATCCTGCTCGAAAAGACCCGAGATACGGACGAAAACCTCGCAGCGGCCTCGCGGGTCCTCGCAGGAAGGCCCGCCTACCTGGTCACCTCCGCCCTCCACATACCCAGGGCCCTCATGATCGCCAAACGCCTCGGCATGGATGTCACGCCAGTCCCATGCGACTACCTGGCATCCGGCATCTCGTGGTCCATCCGGGACCTCTGGCCGAGTCCCATCCGCCTTTATTACACAGACAGCGCCTGCCATGAATACCTCGGCATCGCCTGGCAGTTCCTGAAGGACGTCCCGGTAAGGCTTGCCCGTCTCTTTTGATCCGACCGCAGGGAGAAATCCGTACAAACAGTCCTTGAGTCCGGACACGGCCGTGCCGATGGATAAGGCAGGCACACCACATGTCAGATACCGCCTTTCTCTCCATCACGGTCCTTCTTCTTCTCTGGATCCTCACCGCCTTCGCCCTGGTCCGTGCCCTCAAGAAAAAAAGGGATGGGGCTGACCAGGCCCCGCCCCCCTCCCTCGACCTCCTTCTCGGGCTCGTCTCCAAGGGGCGCGAAGAGGCCAAGGAGGCGGCCCGAAAGCTCAGCGAGGTCCTTGACGCCCTCGGCCTCGGACTCGTTGAGGTAACCGCAGGCGGCATCGCCGCCAACGCCTGCGCCCTTTCCCTATTGGGTGTCATGAGGCCCGAGGAGGCAGGCCTTCGGGAAATACTTGATTCCCTCTTGCCGAATGAACGGATGACCATCAGGGTTGAGGACAGGACCGTACAGATCACACGGATCAAGGACTCGGTCCAGGGTGGCGGCCTTCTCCTTGTACAAGACGTGACCAGGGCGGCAGAGGCAGAGCAGAGGATACGCCAACGGGAAAGACTCGCCCATCTCGGAAAGATGACGGCCCAGATGGCCCACCAGATGAAGACACACACTGCGATCCTCGCGGGCCGGGCCCAGCTCCTCGCCAGAGAACTCGAAGGCTCACCGGCGCTCAGGGAAAAGGCCAGGGAGATCTACACCGAGGCCCGGGAGCTCGCAGGCCGGATAGACGAGATCGTCTCGATCTACAAGACGGACGGAAAGGCCAGGGAGACAGTCGGAATCGCAGACGTCCTCTACTCGGTCAGGAAACGGCTCGACAGCATGGAGAAGCCCTGCACGATCACAGTAGAGGCGGCAGACGACCTGGTCGTCACAACCGACCGCGCTGCCCTCGAAAGCATCCTCTTTCTCCTCGGCCAGAACTCCCTCGCCGAGGAGGTTAGGGCCTCACAGGTCACCCTCTCGGCCCGGGAGGAAGGAGACAGTGTCGTCATCTCGGTCACTGACAACGGGGCCGGGATCCCCGCCTCCCTTCGGGATCGTATCTTTGAGCCTTTCACAGGGGAGAGCAAGGGGGGCCTCGGCCTTGGGCTCTTTCTCGCCCGGGACCTCGCAGAAAGGCTCGGCGGAGGGCTCAGGCTCATGGACGTGGAGAAAGGGACATCCTTCGGCCTCTTCCTTCCCCGTGTTACGGCCGCCCTGGAAACGTGTCCCTCGGCTCCTCTGGGAAGGCGATAATGTACCAGAAATGGAAATGAAAAGTGTACCATCCTGGGTCATTAGGTATCTCTCCGAGGAATGGAGGGATGCCTAACCGTGAAGCCCTTTGTCCGTTCGGCCAAGGAACAGAATCACCGGATCGCCTATCACCGTTTCGAGACAGAGCCCGGGCTTCAGGCCCAGGTGGACTGGGGGGATTTCAAGGTGGTGGAGGCGGACGGCAGGGCCATGGAGATCGTCGACGAACTGGCGGACCTTTTCCGGAAAAACGGGGACTCCCCCCTCTCCTTCCTGGACAGGTGTTCCGTCCCGGCTGATTGGGTATGCCAAAAAAAACGACAAAGCGCCATTTGCACCTGGTGGTCTCCCTCCACGACGTAAGTCCGGTATCGTACAAGGCCTACGACCGCCTCCTGGATGACCTTGCCTTGCTTGGCGTGCAATCGACGTCGCTCCTCGTTGTCCCATGCATGCACGGACGGCACCCGGTATCGAAAAACGGACCGTTTCTCGCCTGGCTTGCGAATAGACAGGAAAAAGGACACGAGATCGTGCTGCACGGGTATTTCCATCAGGCGCGCGTCATCCCCCGGGGGCTTGTCTCACGTCTCGTCGCCACCTGTTACACGAACCGCGAGGGCGAGTTCTATGGAATCACACAGAACGAGGCCATGGGGTTCCTGGACGCCGGGCTTTCCCTCCTTAGGGGTTGGGGACTCCGTATCCACGGATTCACACCTCCTGCCTGGCTCATGGGTATGGAAGGAAGGGATGCGCTCCGTGCTGCTGGCTTTTCCTACACCACGTGGTACGGCAGCGTGGAAAACCTGCATGCGGACGTAAACGTCCCAGCGCCCGTTCTCGTAGCAAGCTCGAGGAGCCGGTTGCGCAGGGCGGCATCCCTTGCGGTCGTGCCGTGTCTTTCCGCCCTCCACCGGCGCTCCCCTGTCCTTCGAATCGCCTTTCACCCAGCAGATCTTGATGCCCCTTCCGTCCTCGGGTGCTTGACAAGGGAGGTGGAGCGTGCGATCAAGAATCGTGTCCCCACCACCTACCGGGACCTGTTTCCTCCAGAGATGCTTGCCGCCCCAATAATTCCATGAAGCCGACCTTCAGCTATCAGTTGTCAGCTGTCAGTTATCAGCAAAAACTCTGTGGTCACATCAGTGACGCCGTCATCATTTAGAGAGAATGAACAATAAACCTCCACTTTTCCGGCACGCCGCAACAGGCGTGGCCCTGGGAATCGCCGCTTCGGTTGCGGTTGCCGCCTGCACGTTTTCCCCCGAGACCTTTGCCAGGATCTCCGGTCTCCAGCCTGCCTACATCCCCCTGCTCTTTCTTATGGTTGCGACGGCATGGTTGTGCAACGGCCTTCGGACCCGGACCCTCTCCCGTGCGCTCGGCTCACCCCTCACGCTCAAGCAGTCCCTTGCCATCTCCCTCTCCACTGAGTTCGGAATAGCGGCCTCGCCTGCTGGCATGGGGGGAGGCCTCATCCGTTACACCCTCATGAGGAGGGCGGGGTTCCAGATCCATCACGTGGCCTCCTTCATGGCGGCCGACTTCACGGTGGACGCGGCCTTTTTCGGCCTTGTCCTGCCCGTGTGTCTCGCTGCCTCCAGCAAGGAACTCATGAGGATTGTGCCCTCACTTGATCTCTCCCTCCCTTCGCCGGGCAGGACGCTCATTGGCCTTGCCGTGCTCGGGGCCATCGTGTTCGCTGCGGTTCAATGCGGCGCTGTACGCGCCCTTTTTCGCATAACGGGCATGGATCGCCGATTCCGCCTTTCGGCCCGTTTCCGTCTCATCCAGAGACGTATCGTCTCGGACATCCGAAACACGACCTCCCTCATTCGATTCCTGTATACACATCAGAAAAAGGCCCTGGTCGCCAACTTCTTTTTCGGCGGCGCCCAATGGATCTGCCGGTATGGGATCCTTCCGGTCATTCTCTTCGCCTTTTCCAGACAGGGCCATTTCATCCCCCTCTTCTTTGTCCAGGGCTTTCTCTTTGCCCTTTCCCTCGCCCTCGTAATCCCAGGGGGTGGCGGAGGGGTCGAGGTCGTGATGGCCTTCATCCTCTCCTTTTTCATTCCGGTGGCCCTTGTTGGCGTGGTCCTCATCCTCTGGAGGTTCTTCACCTATCACCTCTACCTCCTCGTGGGAGGGGCTGCATCGGCCTGGACATTCGGGTCCCTGAACACCCTTTTCCCCGTCCAGGCGCCTGAGCCCCGTGGGTAGCGTTCGAGTCCTCCCGCCGGAGGTCGCAAACAGGATAGCCGCAGGTGAGGTGGTGGAACGGCCGGCCTCTGTGGTGAAGGAACTCGTGGAAAACGCCCTTGACGCCGGAGCCAGCAAGATCTCCATCGAGGTACTCGACGGTGGCAGACGTCTCATTCGGGTCCGTGACAACGGCTCCGGCATGGACCGGGAAGACATCGCTCTGTCGGTCGAGCGGCATGCAACAAGCAAGATCCGGGACGAGACCGACCTCGAGGCCCTCAAGACCTTGGGATTTCGGGGCGAGGCCCTCCCGAGCATCGCCTCGGTCTCCCGCTTCAGCCTCACGTCCCGCCCCCAGGCGGAACCAGCGGGCCATCGTCTCCGGGTCCATTACGGGCGCAAGCTCAGTATCGAACCCGTGGGATGCCCGCCCGGAACAGAGGTGGAGGTGGAGGACCTCTTCCTCGAGCTTCCGGCCCGAAGGCGGTTTTTGAAATCCCGCCAGACCGAACTCGCCCACATCTGCCTGATCGCACGATCCATTGCCGCCGCCAACCCTGATGTGGAAATCACGCTTTCAAGCGAGGAGAAGACCGTCTTTCGTGCCGTTGGGGGCAGAAAGGGAGTAGAGGTCCTCCTGCCCCTTCTCGGAGAAGACATCGTGGCCCGGCTCGTCCCAATCCAGGCCTCGGGCACGGGCGTGCGAATCACCGGGTTCATCACGCCACGTGAACACCTCCTTGCGACCGGAAAGGGGCTCTCTGTCTTTCTGAACAGGCGGGTCATCAGATGCGCCCTCGTCTGGAAGGCGGTAAACGAGGCGATCCGCGGCATCCTCATGAAGGACGTCCGTCCGGCAGGGGCCATCTTCATCGAGACAGACCCCGGACTCGTGGACGTGAACGTCCACCCGAGCAAGCAGGAGGTGAAATTTCACCACCAGGAAGAGGTCTTCCGGGCGGTCTTTCGGGCCGTGCGCACCGCCCTCGAAGGGCATGGCGCGCCGTGCGTTCCCGGCCCATCGCACCAGCTCCTCCATGCCCAACCCGAAATCCCCCACAAAGCTCCCCCTGCCCTCTTCACCTCTGAACCTGATCCCATCCCCTGGGGAAGGCGCGAGGGCCGCCCTGGGCACGAACCCCTCCTTCCCCCTTCACCGCCCTGCCCGAATCCCGATTCCAGACCCGCCCCAGCCCGGCTTCGCGCCATCGGCCAGATTGATGGCACCTACATCCTTGCAGACATCGGATCCGGGCTCCTCGTCATCGACCAACACGCGGCCCATGAGGCGATCCTTTTTTCGCGCATTGAAAGACGGCTCCTCGATGAAGGGGCCGTGCCCAGC
This region of Deltaproteobacteria bacterium genomic DNA includes:
- a CDS encoding YdcF family protein, yielding MAMDTIGFAIKKAVSAAVMPSGVIFLLLLAGLFFWPLKRRRAAARNAFFLAFVIYALGSSGPVSSLLLMGLEAQVPRQFQPNPAAADVVVLCGGIVSSEVLPPEDRLTCHTRMRVLAGARISSTVPVIERMIIVGGTKEEEGKAYSEAGTAREWIEDMGLAPQVETILLEKTRDTDENLAAASRVLAGRPAYLVTSALHIPRALMIAKRLGMDVTPVPCDYLASGISWSIRDLWPSPIRLYYTDSACHEYLGIAWQFLKDVPVRLARLF
- a CDS encoding HAMP domain-containing histidine kinase is translated as MSDTAFLSITVLLLLWILTAFALVRALKKKRDGADQAPPPSLDLLLGLVSKGREEAKEAARKLSEVLDALGLGLVEVTAGGIAANACALSLLGVMRPEEAGLREILDSLLPNERMTIRVEDRTVQITRIKDSVQGGGLLLVQDVTRAAEAEQRIRQRERLAHLGKMTAQMAHQMKTHTAILAGRAQLLARELEGSPALREKAREIYTEARELAGRIDEIVSIYKTDGKARETVGIADVLYSVRKRLDSMEKPCTITVEAADDLVVTTDRAALESILFLLGQNSLAEEVRASQVTLSAREEGDSVVISVTDNGAGIPASLRDRIFEPFTGESKGGLGLGLFLARDLAERLGGGLRLMDVEKGTSFGLFLPRVTAALETCPSAPLGRR
- a CDS encoding polysaccharide deacetylase family protein, with amino-acid sequence MPKKTTKRHLHLVVSLHDVSPVSYKAYDRLLDDLALLGVQSTSLLVVPCMHGRHPVSKNGPFLAWLANRQEKGHEIVLHGYFHQARVIPRGLVSRLVATCYTNREGEFYGITQNEAMGFLDAGLSLLRGWGLRIHGFTPPAWLMGMEGRDALRAAGFSYTTWYGSVENLHADVNVPAPVLVASSRSRLRRAASLAVVPCLSALHRRSPVLRIAFHPADLDAPSVLGCLTREVERAIKNRVPTTYRDLFPPEMLAAPIIP
- a CDS encoding flippase-like domain-containing protein; the protein is MNNKPPLFRHAATGVALGIAASVAVAACTFSPETFARISGLQPAYIPLLFLMVATAWLCNGLRTRTLSRALGSPLTLKQSLAISLSTEFGIAASPAGMGGGLIRYTLMRRAGFQIHHVASFMAADFTVDAAFFGLVLPVCLAASSKELMRIVPSLDLSLPSPGRTLIGLAVLGAIVFAAVQCGAVRALFRITGMDRRFRLSARFRLIQRRIVSDIRNTTSLIRFLYTHQKKALVANFFFGGAQWICRYGILPVILFAFSRQGHFIPLFFVQGFLFALSLALVIPGGGGGVEVVMAFILSFFIPVALVGVVLILWRFFTYHLYLLVGGAASAWTFGSLNTLFPVQAPEPRG
- the mutL gene encoding DNA mismatch repair endonuclease MutL, with the protein product MGSVRVLPPEVANRIAAGEVVERPASVVKELVENALDAGASKISIEVLDGGRRLIRVRDNGSGMDREDIALSVERHATSKIRDETDLEALKTLGFRGEALPSIASVSRFSLTSRPQAEPAGHRLRVHYGRKLSIEPVGCPPGTEVEVEDLFLELPARRRFLKSRQTELAHICLIARSIAAANPDVEITLSSEEKTVFRAVGGRKGVEVLLPLLGEDIVARLVPIQASGTGVRITGFITPREHLLATGKGLSVFLNRRVIRCALVWKAVNEAIRGILMKDVRPAGAIFIETDPGLVDVNVHPSKQEVKFHHQEEVFRAVFRAVRTALEGHGAPCVPGPSHQLLHAQPEIPHKAPPALFTSEPDPIPWGRREGRPGHEPLLPPSPPCPNPDSRPAPARLRAIGQIDGTYILADIGSGLLVIDQHAAHEAILFSRIERRLLDEGAVPSQPLLFPIIVEADPETVSRMDKKGKDLARFGFSVEPFGLGQVIVRQVPGFLDPARAEKVIREILDTQAEDPSAFFREVLALVACHSAVRAGMTLAPEEMETLVSELVEEGVTHCPHGRPVFRLVSREELDRWFGRA